In a single window of the Longimicrobium sp. genome:
- a CDS encoding PAAR domain-containing protein, producing MPMLPAARVGDMHACPMCDGPKPHVGGPILPAGVPTVFLAGMPAAVVGTMCTCTGPPDTIVRGSATVFIGGRPAARMGDATMHGGVITAGALTVLIGDSGGGGAGTPQAAALSAARQSAAPFVSTSPAPSDAATVWTEIELVDDDGLPVPGEAFVVTTQDGRSIEGALDANGHARLEGLEPGSYRVDFPRLDGRSWSAGG from the coding sequence CCGCCCGGGTCGGCGACATGCACGCCTGCCCGATGTGCGACGGCCCCAAGCCGCACGTGGGCGGACCCATCCTCCCGGCCGGCGTGCCCACGGTGTTTCTGGCCGGGATGCCCGCGGCCGTCGTGGGTACGATGTGCACCTGCACGGGGCCACCGGACACCATCGTGCGCGGCTCGGCGACGGTGTTCATCGGCGGGAGGCCAGCGGCGCGCATGGGGGACGCGACGATGCACGGAGGCGTCATCACGGCGGGCGCCCTCACGGTGCTGATCGGCGATTCGGGTGGCGGCGGGGCGGGCACCCCGCAGGCCGCCGCCCTGAGCGCCGCGCGCCAGTCCGCCGCTCCCTTTGTCTCCACCAGCCCCGCGCCGTCCGACGCCGCGACGGTGTGGACGGAGATCGAGCTGGTGGACGACGACGGGCTTCCGGTGCCCGGCGAGGCGTTCGTGGTCACCACGCAGGACGGGCGCAGCATCGAAGGCGCACTCGACGCCAACGGCCACGCCCGCCTGGAAGGCCTGGAACCTGGAAGCTACCGCGTCGACTTTCCGCGGCTGGACGGCCGCTCGTGGAGCGCGGGAGGGTGA